Within Desulfolithobacter dissulfuricans, the genomic segment TGAATAAAGGCCGCCTTGATCGATTCGGCCAGGCCGGACTTCTTGTAGACCAGCTGGTCATCCCGGGTGATACCGAGCATATAGCGCTCCCCCACCTCTTCGCCGAACAGGTTTTTCACCTTTTCCATGGCCGGAGTGGCGGTGATGGTCAGCTCCTCGCTGCCCCGCTTGATCCGCAGCACCACCTTTCTGCCGCCACTTTCACGGATGAGCCGGGAAACATCCTGCCAGGAGGTGGTCTGCTGACCATTGATGGCAAGGACCTCGTCACCGGGCTGAATCCCTGCCCGCTCGGCAGCCGAGCCGGGCGCCACCTGACCGATCCTGGTGGTATCCACCGGTTCGGGCAGACCCACGGCCAGAAACATGGCGGCAAAGAGCAGGACGGCAAAGAGCAGATTGAAAAGCGGGCCGCCAAAGACTATGCCGAAGCGCTGCCACACAGGCTTGTGGGAAAAAGAGCGGGCGCGGTCCTCCGGTGGAATCTCTTCCCCGGGCTGTTCACCATACATCTTGACATAGCCGCCCAGGGGAAAGGCGGAGATCAGGTATTCGGTCTCGCCCCATTTTTTCCCTATGACCTTGTTACCGAAACCAAGGGAAAACTTGAGAACCCGCACCCCGAAGAGTTTGGCAAAGAGAAAATGACCCAGTTCATGGACAAAGATAAGGACACCAAGAACCAGTATAAAGGAAATCAGGGAATTCATAGGTATTGGACGTAACGGTTAACGGTTGACAGGAACCTCCATGGCCCCGTAGCAGAATATCCCTTCCGGGCCGGCGATGGCTTATGCCGAACCGGCGCCGGTCAGGCACACCTCTTCTTCGGCCACAATCCGGGCCTGTCGGTCCGCTTCCAGTATGGCGTCCAGATCACGGTCATCGCCATGTTCCACCTTGCGGGTTGTCCGGGCCACCACGCGGGAAATATCGGTAAAACCGATACGCCCGTCCAGGAAGGCATCGACGGCTATCTCATTGGCAGCATTAAGAACCGCCGGCCATGTCCCCCCCTGTTCGAGACAGTCAAAGGCCAGGCGCAGGGCCGGAAAACGATCATAATCGGGTTTTTCAAAATCCAGCCGGCCGCACTCGGAAAGGCTCAGGCGGGACAGGCCAAGCCCGAGCCTTTCGGGATAGGAAAGCGCGTAGGCAATGGGAATACGCATGTCTGGAATACC encodes:
- the rseP gene encoding RIP metalloprotease RseP, which codes for MNSLISFILVLGVLIFVHELGHFLFAKLFGVRVLKFSLGFGNKVIGKKWGETEYLISAFPLGGYVKMYGEQPGEEIPPEDRARSFSHKPVWQRFGIVFGGPLFNLLFAVLLFAAMFLAVGLPEPVDTTRIGQVAPGSAAERAGIQPGDEVLAINGQQTTSWQDVSRLIRESGGRKVVLRIKRGSEELTITATPAMEKVKNLFGEEVGERYMLGITRDDQLVYKKSGLAESIKAAFIQTWNLIYLTVLGIIKIFQRVVPATELGGPIRIAEIAGQQLEAGWMNLLYFMGLLSVNLGVLNLLPVPVLDGGHLVFLTLEGIRRRPLSEQAMEWSQKIGIMLLGTLMLFVFYNDILRIIQRWTSP